A stretch of DNA from Anaeromicrobium sediminis:
GCTGATCCAACTCTACATATTGATAAAAAAGATTTTAAAGTTCCTTTTGTTTGTGGGGCTAAAAACCTAGGCGAAGCTCTAAGAAGAATTGGAGAAGGGGCTTCGATGATTAGAACTAAAGGTGAGCCTGGAACGGGAGATGTTATAGAAGCTGTTAAACATATGAGAATGATGAACTCTGAAATCAGAAGAATTCAAGGTTTATCAAAAGAAGAGCTAATGAATGCAGCTAAGGAATTACAAGCACCTATTCATTTAGTAGAATATGTTCATGAACATGGAGAACTTCCAGTTGTAAATTTTGCCGCTGGTGGTGTTGCTACTCCTGCTGATGCTGCAATGATGATACAACTTGGTTGTGACGGAGTATTCGTTGGTTCTGGAATTTTTAAATCTGGAGACCCAAGAAAAAGAGCTAGTGCTATAGTTAAAGCCGTTACAAACTTCAATGATGCAAAAATATTAGCTGAAGTATCTGAGGACCTTGGAGAAGCAATGGTTGGAATCAATGTGTACTCAATTGATGAAGAAGAAAAAATGGCTAATAGAGGATACTAAAATGAAAAATATTGGTGTTTTAGCACTTCAAGGTGCATTTAAAGAGCATATAAAGATAATTAAATCACTAGGTCACAATGGAATTGAGATAAGAAAAGTCCAACAACTAGACGATTTGGATGGAATTATTTTACCTGGTGGAGAAAGTACAGTAATGGGAAAATTACTTGATGATTATCAAATTAAAGAAGTATTAGTAGATAAAATCAAAAAGGGTTTACCTGTATGGGGAACATGCGCTGGAATGATTTTGCTTGCAAATGAACTGGATGGTCATGAAGATGCTCACTTAAAAGTTATGGACATTAAAGTGAAACGAAATGCATATGGTTCTCAACTAGAGAGCTTCGTCATCAAAGAAGTGATTAAAGGAGTATCGGAAAAGGAAATTCCTATGGTCTTTATTAGAGCTCCATACATTGTTCATATAGGTGAAAATGTTGAATTACTTCATATGGTTGATGGGAATATGGTAGCTGCACGTGAAGGTAATATGCTTGCAACTTCCTTTCATCCTGAACTTACAGATGATACTAATTTCCATAAATACTTTATTAATATGATAGATGAATATAAGTAAGCCGTAATTCTAAATGATATAAAGATTTATCAATTAGAAACCAGCTTTATGTGAACCTACAATTCTAAAAATTTTCAATATATTTTCCCTCATAGGCAAGTTGCTGTATAGGGAAAGCCTGAATTTGACAAATGTATAAAAGAAAAAACTTCGTCATTTTATAGGAAAAGTCCTTATTTTAAAGAAAAACTAAGGACTTTTTTTATATTTGAACAAAAACTATATATTATGGAGTGTAGGCATGTCCAGGGAGTGTTTGCTAGTTATACAAAAAGGTGTATAATTACCATGTTTGAAAAAATAACTTCGTGAGGATGGACAAATAATGTTTAAACCAAAACTTTTTACGTGTTTAAAATCATATTCAAAAGATCAGTTTTATAAGGACATAATAGCAGGAATTATAGTGGCTATTATAGCCATACCCCTATCAGTAGCATTAGGTATAGCATCAGGTGTAGGACCAGAACAAGGTCTTATTACTGCCACCATAGGAGGCTTTTTAGTATCCCTATTAGGAGGAAGCCGTGTTCAGGTTGCAGGACCTACGGGAGCATTTGTAGTTATCGTTTATGGAATAATAGAGAAATATGGTATAGAAGGATTAGCTATAGCTACCATAATGGGAGGGATGATCCTTGTTTTAATGGGATTTGCTAAATTAGGAAGTCTAATAAAGTTTATTCCATATCCTATTACTACAGGTTTTACTAGTGGTATAGCCGTAGTAATATTCTCTACCCAGATAAAGGACTTTTTAGGATTAAATATGGAAAAAGTTCCATCTGAGTTTATTGAAAAATGGTTAGCGTATATAGAAAACTTTTCTTCTCTAAACCTGTGGGCTCTATTACTTGGAGTTTTAACCATATGCATATTGATTATAGTTCCTAAGATAAATAAAAAAATACCAGGTGCACTAGTTGCAATTATAATAACTACTCTTATAGCCAATATATTTAAATTAGATGTGAATACTATAGGATTACAATTTGGAACTATCAAGTCTCAAGGGTTACATATAAGAGCCATGTCGGTAGACTTTAATACTATACAAATGTTATTTATGCCAGCTGTAGCTATTGCCCTATTAGGAGGAGTAGAATCTCTATTATCAGCAGTTGTAGCAGATGGTATGATAGGTGGGAATCATAGGTCTAATACAGAATTAATAGGCCAAGGAATTGCAAATGTATTTTCAGGTTTATTTGGAGGTATTCCAGTAACAGGTGCCATAGCAAGGACTTCTGCTAATGTTAAACTAGGGGGGCGTACACCTGTGGCTGGTATAGTTCATGCCCTAGTGGTATTTATAATTATGACTTTTTTTATGCCTCTATTTAGTTATGTACCTATGGCCACGTTAGCTGGAATTTTAATAATTGTAGCTTACAATATGGGAGAGTGGCATGGATTTACTAATTTACATAAGTATCCTAAAAGTGATGCATTTGTGTTTTTAACAACTTTCATATTAACAGTAATTATAGATTTAATAGTGGCAATAGAGGTGGGAATGGTATTGGCTTCGTTCCTATTTATGATAAGAATGGCTAGAATATCAAATACATCTTTAATTGTTCATTCAGAAAGTAGTTGGGGAGATGAGTTACGTATACCTAAGGATAAAATCTTTCAAGAACATGTAATGTATTATGAAATAGAAGGGCCCTTTTTCTTTGGAGCTGCGGATAAATTCATACAGGCCATAAAGGAGATACATTCCATGCCTAAAGTATTGATGTTAAGTTTAAAGGACGTACCAACTATAGATGCCACAGGATATTATGCATTAGAACAATTTTGTAATGAGTGTTTAAGAAGCAATACAGAACCTATATTTTTGAGTCTAAATGAAGAGCTAGAGACCAGATTAAATAAATATGGATTTATAGAGAAGGTAGGAGAGCATCGTTTCTATAAGAACTTAAATGAAGCAAAAAAGTATTTAAATCAATTAGAATTTAATAAAAATTAAATATATAAAAATAGACCCTTAGCTAAATCTAAGGGTCTATTTTTATAGGTATATATCCAATCTCATATTAACTTACTTCGGTCATATGAATAAAAAATATTTTAACTTTTCTCTCCGTTTAGATAGTCCTTACATTTTTGAATAAATATTTCCACATTTCTTTCTTCCGCAGCGATGGCTTCCCTTGAGGTTTGACCTCTTCCTAGTCTGTCACAGAGACAAAGTAGTGCCATATCATCTGGGTTCGTTTCGGCCACCATTCTCTTTATATTAGCAAAGGGTAGACTTTTTACAACAAAAAGAATCTGCATATGCCATCTCACCATTTTAGATACCATGTTAATAATATCTTCATCAGCACCTAACTCTTTTAAGAAATCTTGTGATAGCCTTTTTCCAAATTTGTCATGGTCATAGGCCGTAATCCTACCTTTTCTAATTTTTGTGGCAGGAACCTTCCCAAGATCATGTAGTAATGCTGCCCACATAAAAGCCTTTGGATTAGTACTGTTATCCTTTCTAATAGCTGCATTATCTACTACAAGCATAGTATGGTTCCAAACATTCCCTTCAGGATGATGTTTAGGGGACTGTTCTATTTTTTTTAAGTCACTTAGCATGGTAAATGGATATTTACTTAATGCTGGTTCTTCTTCAAATATCCTATTAAAATAATCAGAAGGTTTTTCATCTTCCATTAAATGTTTTTCAAAATCCTTATATATATTTTGTAGTTCATTCATATGTTTATTTACCCCCATAAGTAGTAATAGGAAAATTTATTATAATAGTTTTATTTTAATAAAGGGATAGAGTTTTTAAATTAAGAATATTGCCATGAACCATCTTCAGTACATACTAGTCTTGTGCCATCTGGTTTTTCAAGTGTTGACCCCACTCCATATTGGGAACCTTCGAAGGTACAATAAGCACCTTTAGTTCCTGCGGCAACATTTTTAGAAGTAATATTTATATTATTTTCAAGTTGTACCACATTTACAGTAGTGTCATTTTTAATTTTATTATTATCCATTTTAACATTCCTTTCATATTTTTTATGAAGATATATGAGAGTATATTATAAGTATGTGTAATTCTTTTTTTAAAATTCAATTTTAGAAATTGTAATATTTTAATAATCTTAGTAAGTGGGAAAAATAAATGTAATTTTAGTAAAATAAATAAAAGCCTTCACTAGGGTGAAGGCTAGATTTTTATTGATGTACAAAACTTGCACAATCTGTGCACTTGGGTCATGTGGCAGGCACTTTGTTTTTAATAATGTCAATATGATCAAGTGTACATTGATTAATAGTTTTAGCATGGTGTTTACATTCTGTTGCGCTGCATCCAATACTACTATTCGGCATAAATTCACCTCCAATGTATTTGTTAATATTATTAGAGTTTTAAAGAGCAAATATTCAATGGATTTATCTTATATAATTGAGAGAAGTTGCGAAAAATAAGACTGAAACAGATGATATAGGAAAAGGAGATAAGATGACAATTCTTAAAATAAACAATGTTAATAAATATTATAAAATAAGTAAAAAAGAAACATTTCAAGTGTTAAAAAATGTGAATTTGTCCTTCTATAAGGGTGAATTTGTATCAATAATAGGAGAATCAGGTAGTGGGAAATCTACACTAATGAACTTAATTGGAGGATTAGATTCAGATTTTCATGGAGATATTTTATTCCATGGTAAGTCAATTTCAAAATTTAAAGAAAAAGAATTAGATGCATATAGGAAAAATAATATAGGATTTATATTTCAAAGTTTCAATTTAATACCACATTTATCCGTATTAGACAATATAACTATTGCAATGACTTTATCTAATGCTTCAAAGGAAGAACAATTTAGTCGTGCTAAAGAATTATTAGAAGAAGTGGGATTAGAAGATCAAATTTATAAAAAACCTAATCAATTATCCGGTGGACAAAAGCAACGGGTGGCTATTGCCAGGGCATTGGCAAATGATCCAGATATAATATTGGCCGATGAACCAACGGGAGCCCTAGATTCTAAAACATCAGAGCAAATATTAGAATTATTACAAAAAATTGGGAAAAGGGGAAAATTAATTATTGCTGTTACTCACTCATCAAAAGTTGCAAATTTTGGTACTCGCATTGTATCTATTAGTGATGGTGAAATAATTAAGGACGATATTATAAAAGAAAAGATAGATCTAAAAGAAGAAAGAGCACATATTAAAAAAGGAAAACAAAATCTAAGCTTTTTCTCAGCAATTAAATTAGCTTTAAATAATATGAGGTTAAATACATGGCGAAATATTTTAATATCCTTTGGTGCATCTATTGGTATTACTAGTGTTATTATAATGTTAGCCCTAGGAAGTGGAGTAAAGTCATATATTCAGGGGGAAATCCAAGGGAACGTTGATCCTCTCATGATAGAAGTGACCAAACCAAGTAAAGAGGAAATGAGGGGGCCCATTACAGCGGGAAACCCATTCACTACAGAGGATATAAAAGAAATAGAAGGAATAGAAAATGCTAGGGAAATAGAAAAAAGTAGTACAATTTCCATGAAAACCAGGATAGAATACAAGGATAAAAGTAATGATGTATTAATACTTGAAACATTGACAAAATCCTTTGATGAATCAAGTGTTACATATGGACAAATGCCTAAACATGATGAAATTATAATTTCTAAGAATGTTGCCGAAAATTTAATGGAAGAAGGGGAACCTGTTAAAAATTTAGTTGGAACCACAGTAAAATTATTAATTGTGGAACAAAAGGATAATAAGCCGGTACAGATTGAGGAAGAATTTACTATTAGTGGCATAATGGAAACTAGTGGTCAAGGAATGATGGGTAATTTTACTTTAACCTATTTGAATTATGATGATTTAAACCAATTATATAGGGACAATGGAGTAGAGTTTGGACCAACAACCCTATATGTATATGGGACCAATGAAAAATATATTGCACATATAAAAGAAGAAATAAAGGAATTAGGTTATGAAGGTTCCAGGGAAGAGGCAATCTTAGAACAATTAATGGTGTATCTAAATATTGCTACAGCAGTATTGGCTGGTATAGCAGGCATTTCATTAATTGTATCAGGTATAATGATATTAGTAGTATTATATATTAGTGTCATTGAACGAACGAAAGAAATTGGAGTATTAAAAGCTATTGGTGCAAGAAGAAAGGATATTAAACGCATTTTCTTCTCAGAAGCTGCCTTGGTGGGAGTGATTGCTGGTTTAATTGGTGTTATTTGTGCTATTTTCATAGGAAACATTGGAAATGGAATTTTAAATAGGCAGTTTGGTGTAAAGTTAATAGAGGTTAAAATTGACTATATGATTTTGGGGTTATTAGTAAGTACTATTGTTAGTGTAGTAGCAGGTTTGAGTCCTGCAAGTAAAGCTGCAAAATTAGATCCAATACAGTCCTTGCGTCATGAGTAAAAAAGGCATACTTTTTTAAAGAGTCAGGGGAGGTTTGTCCACAACCCTTTAATTTTTTACTATACATAGTTTTGAAAGTTTATAATTGTATAGGAAGTATAAAATTCCTTCTGTTGGTAGATAAAAGATTAAATCTACTTAACAGAAGGAATAAATATTTTGAAAAATAAATTGTTTAAGAATTCTTAGTCTTCTTCAAATTTGAGCCAATCACTGGAATCAGGAGGAAAGGCTATGCATCCAATAGGAGCTAGTGGGTTTTGAATTAATGTGGTTCCTTTAAAGTCATGAGTGTGGAAGAACGTACATGAAGTAGTACCAATAATAGCATGAACGTGACCAATTATATTTCCGTCTCCATCTCTTATCAGTATTGCAGGTCCTGTTGTTACAGTAACTTCATGGAAATGATTAAAGAAAAAGTCTGTGTTGACGAATATTTGGTGCACATGTCCACCACCTGGAGTTGGTATTACAGATCCAGTTACCCCAGCTACTCGGTGATTGTGAAGCAATTTTGTTTTATCAAAGGGAGCTGCCAGCATGGTACTAAATAGAAATTCATGAACATGCTCTTGAAAGCTATCACATGTGTTTTTATCCTTTTCCACGTAAAAACCTCCTCTATTTTACTAAATAAATTAATATAGAATATAAAACAAGTTGTATACTTGTCTTTATTCTAATTTAAAATATGCAAAATAAAAGAGATTTGTTCTTTATAAAGAGGCTTTTTTTAAACTTTGTACATTTTACCCTAAAAATTCAGGATTTGTAGTATGATCTGAGCGAATAGCCTTTTGTAGAATGGTAAAATCAATTTCTTTACCGTCCATTTTAAGATCGCAAGGATATTGGGATCCACAATCTTCACACTCTATATATTCTTTAGAGTTAGTTTGTTCCCTATTATCAAATAAAAAGGGAAGAGGTTCTGTTTCCTCCTTTGAATTTTCACTATTATCTTTATTGAGTTTATAGCTGTACAAATAGGTCGCTTCACGTTTTGCTATAAAATCATTGCTCTTGCACTTGGGACATACTAAGGTCTTTGTTATGAACAAGATTATGACTTCCTTTCTATTTATTAGTATATAGACAGTATGCCACAATCATTAATTCATATACTATTTTGTCTGGAATAAAAAAATCTGACATCTGTAGAATTTAGATGTCAGATAAAAGTAGGATAGGGTTCTTTTGTTAGGTCTATACCTTTATAGTTATGCAAATTTTTCATCGGTACAAGAAGAATTGCTCCAACGGCCACATTTATCGCCCCAGTTAGAGATTAAAGTATCATCCTTATAGAATTTAACTACTTCACATAAATTTGGACAATGGTTGCACTCAAAGGTACTAACCGTATACTCACTATTAGCTATTTCAAAACCAGTGAAATTAGTACGTTTAGTTTTGGCCACTTCCTCTTTTGCAAGAAGGGCTACACCTACGGCTCCCATCACATGGTGATAGGGTGGAACTAGGATTTTTTCTCCTAGTAGTTCCTCAAAGGCTCGTACTATTCCCTTGTTAGCAGCTACTCCTCCTTGGAATACTATAGGTCCATTTAGAGTCTTACCCTTTCCAAGGTTATTTAAATAATTTCTGGCAAGGGCTTCGCAAAGACCATTTATTATATCTTCTTGATTATGTCCAAGTTGTTGTTTATGAATCATGTCTGATTCGGCAAAAACGGCACATCTACCTGCTATTCTAATCTTAGATTTTGAATTAAGAGCCATATGGCCAAAGTCTTCTATGGGGATTCCAAGTCTCTCTGCCTGTCTATCTAAGAAAGAACCTGTTCCGGCGGCACAAACCGTATTCATACCAAAGTCGTGTAATATGCCATCTCTTAATAGGATTATTTTTGAATCCTGACCTCCTATCTCTAGGATGGTATTTACA
This window harbors:
- a CDS encoding ABC transporter ATP-binding protein/permease, which encodes MREVAKNKTETDDIGKGDKMTILKINNVNKYYKISKKETFQVLKNVNLSFYKGEFVSIIGESGSGKSTLMNLIGGLDSDFHGDILFHGKSISKFKEKELDAYRKNNIGFIFQSFNLIPHLSVLDNITIAMTLSNASKEEQFSRAKELLEEVGLEDQIYKKPNQLSGGQKQRVAIARALANDPDIILADEPTGALDSKTSEQILELLQKIGKRGKLIIAVTHSSKVANFGTRIVSISDGEIIKDDIIKEKIDLKEERAHIKKGKQNLSFFSAIKLALNNMRLNTWRNILISFGASIGITSVIIMLALGSGVKSYIQGEIQGNVDPLMIEVTKPSKEEMRGPITAGNPFTTEDIKEIEGIENAREIEKSSTISMKTRIEYKDKSNDVLILETLTKSFDESSVTYGQMPKHDEIIISKNVAENLMEEGEPVKNLVGTTVKLLIVEQKDNKPVQIEEEFTISGIMETSGQGMMGNFTLTYLNYDDLNQLYRDNGVEFGPTTLYVYGTNEKYIAHIKEEIKELGYEGSREEAILEQLMVYLNIATAVLAGIAGISLIVSGIMILVVLYISVIERTKEIGVLKAIGARRKDIKRIFFSEAALVGVIAGLIGVICAIFIGNIGNGILNRQFGVKLIEVKIDYMILGLLVSTIVSVVAGLSPASKAAKLDPIQSLRHE
- a CDS encoding acyl-CoA dehydratase activase, coding for MKKAYLGIDIGSVSTNLVLIDEKNNVLDSLYIRTQGNPINTIKNGLKKLKDNMTEELKVSGVGTTGSGRNLGGIMVGSDVVKNEITAHARAAIHFVPNVNTILEIGGQDSKIILLRDGILHDFGMNTVCAAGTGSFLDRQAERLGIPIEDFGHMALNSKSKIRIAGRCAVFAESDMIHKQQLGHNQEDIINGLCEALARNYLNNLGKGKTLNGPIVFQGGVAANKGIVRAFEELLGEKILVPPYHHVMGAVGVALLAKEEVAKTKRTNFTGFEIANSEYTVSTFECNHCPNLCEVVKFYKDDTLISNWGDKCGRWSNSSCTDEKFA
- a CDS encoding DUF1540 domain-containing protein, which produces MPNSSIGCSATECKHHAKTINQCTLDHIDIIKNKVPAT
- the pdxT gene encoding pyridoxal 5'-phosphate synthase glutaminase subunit PdxT, yielding MKKKKWLIEDTKMKNIGVLALQGAFKEHIKIIKSLGHNGIEIRKVQQLDDLDGIILPGGESTVMGKLLDDYQIKEVLVDKIKKGLPVWGTCAGMILLANELDGHEDAHLKVMDIKVKRNAYGSQLESFVIKEVIKGVSEKEIPMVFIRAPYIVHIGENVELLHMVDGNMVAAREGNMLATSFHPELTDDTNFHKYFINMIDEYK
- the pdxS gene encoding pyridoxal 5'-phosphate synthase lyase subunit PdxS encodes the protein MDTRYELNKNLAQMLKGGVIMDVTTPEEAKIAEEAGACAVMALERVPADIRKDGGVARASDPQMIKGIREAVSIPVMAKVRIGHFVEAQILEALNVDYIDESEVLTPADPTLHIDKKDFKVPFVCGAKNLGEALRRIGEGASMIRTKGEPGTGDVIEAVKHMRMMNSEIRRIQGLSKEELMNAAKELQAPIHLVEYVHEHGELPVVNFAAGGVATPADAAMMIQLGCDGVFVGSGIFKSGDPRKRASAIVKAVTNFNDAKILAEVSEDLGEAMVGINVYSIDEEEKMANRGY
- a CDS encoding YmaF family protein, whose product is MEKDKNTCDSFQEHVHEFLFSTMLAAPFDKTKLLHNHRVAGVTGSVIPTPGGGHVHQIFVNTDFFFNHFHEVTVTTGPAILIRDGDGNIIGHVHAIIGTTSCTFFHTHDFKGTTLIQNPLAPIGCIAFPPDSSDWLKFEED
- a CDS encoding HD domain-containing protein yields the protein MNELQNIYKDFEKHLMEDEKPSDYFNRIFEEEPALSKYPFTMLSDLKKIEQSPKHHPEGNVWNHTMLVVDNAAIRKDNSTNPKAFMWAALLHDLGKVPATKIRKGRITAYDHDKFGKRLSQDFLKELGADEDIINMVSKMVRWHMQILFVVKSLPFANIKRMVAETNPDDMALLCLCDRLGRGQTSREAIAAEERNVEIFIQKCKDYLNGEKS
- a CDS encoding SulP family inorganic anion transporter, translated to MFKPKLFTCLKSYSKDQFYKDIIAGIIVAIIAIPLSVALGIASGVGPEQGLITATIGGFLVSLLGGSRVQVAGPTGAFVVIVYGIIEKYGIEGLAIATIMGGMILVLMGFAKLGSLIKFIPYPITTGFTSGIAVVIFSTQIKDFLGLNMEKVPSEFIEKWLAYIENFSSLNLWALLLGVLTICILIIVPKINKKIPGALVAIIITTLIANIFKLDVNTIGLQFGTIKSQGLHIRAMSVDFNTIQMLFMPAVAIALLGGVESLLSAVVADGMIGGNHRSNTELIGQGIANVFSGLFGGIPVTGAIARTSANVKLGGRTPVAGIVHALVVFIIMTFFMPLFSYVPMATLAGILIIVAYNMGEWHGFTNLHKYPKSDAFVFLTTFILTVIIDLIVAIEVGMVLASFLFMIRMARISNTSLIVHSESSWGDELRIPKDKIFQEHVMYYEIEGPFFFGAADKFIQAIKEIHSMPKVLMLSLKDVPTIDATGYYALEQFCNECLRSNTEPIFLSLNEELETRLNKYGFIEKVGEHRFYKNLNEAKKYLNQLEFNKN